One stretch of Methanofastidiosum sp. DNA includes these proteins:
- a CDS encoding cysteine hydrolase — MEKYALLIINMINEYVFGEHKCENPKEIIGPIKNVSTLFREKGFPVIYLNDLKENDCEEEIIEDLAAKEGDFIIKKRKYSGFYGTELEEILEKRGIRNLVFSGLQTSLSVRHTAADAYYRDYKCIMLTNACCDVKKDLHLKSVLYIRDYYGASAVSTMNFPRLYLKEEI, encoded by the coding sequence ATGGAAAAATATGCTCTTCTCATCATAAACATGATTAATGAGTATGTCTTTGGGGAACATAAATGTGAGAATCCTAAAGAGATAATAGGGCCAATCAAAAATGTATCAACCCTTTTTAGAGAAAAAGGATTTCCCGTGATATACCTGAATGACCTTAAAGAAAATGATTGTGAAGAGGAAATAATAGAAGATCTCGCCGCAAAAGAAGGGGACTTCATCATAAAAAAAAGGAAATATAGTGGATTTTACGGAACGGAACTTGAAGAAATTCTGGAAAAGAGGGGTATTAGAAATCTTGTCTTCTCGGGACTTCAGACGTCTCTTTCTGTAAGGCATACAGCAGCAGATGCATACTACAGAGATTACAAGTGTATCATGCTGACAAATGCATGCTGCGATGTCAAAAAGGACCTTCACCTGAAGTCTGTATTGTATATTAGAGACTATTACGGGGCAAGTGCAGTATCCACTATGAATTTCCCTCGTCTTTATCTAAAGGAGGAAATATAA